TGTTTAATTCCTTATGCGGACACCCGCCCGAAAGAAACGGGATTCTATGGATTCCGCCAGCGGCAGTTCGCGACGAGCGTCTTTCTAAGTGGCTATATCCTATGGACAATTCTGATCGTTATAGGCACGTTCTATCGGGGGCCGGACTGGCAGTTCTATGGTCTCTATGAATCCCGGTCCATTAAAAAACCGAGCGTCCTCGAAACACGTCCGCTTTCTCACGTCATATGGAATGTAAACGTTGGCGCACATGAGGCGAAGAGCATGAATCCGTGGAGGGTTCTCCGCCGGGAAAGCCCTGGCGTGGTCCTGCTGGGAATGCTGTTTGGTGGCGTGCCGCTGATTCTGCGGATGAAATCCATTCGGCAATATGTACCGCAGTGGTCAAGGCCCACGCACTGGACCATGAGTGTGTTGCTGGCGTTTATGATTTTAATTCCTGTGAAGATGTATCTTAATTGGCTCATGGATATCAATTACATACTATGGCTACCAGAGATTGGGATTAACTTATGACAGTGAGTGAGCGAGCCGTGTCTCCATAGTTAATTGATGGCAAGCCAATGGCAAATCCATTAAAGCACCATTATCCCTTGGTTTATTTGCACGTTCTCTGCGTGATCTTTTGCGGAGTATTGCTTGGGCTGGTGGTTTGGGTACTCTATCGAGAACACCATCGTGAGTGGCTGCGATACCAGCGGTTGGGACAAACTGTGGCTGAGGTCGTCCATTCGGAATCGCAGCGGCTCAACCAGCAAGAGGGGAAAAACGAGTGGCTGATCCTTCCGCCGCTATCGACAAGTGGCGAAAAGGAGAGCATCCCTGGGGGAACAGGGCGTTTCAGCCTGGAACTCCGCGAGATTGTCCTCCCGGGGCTGGAGGAGAAGTTCTCGGAAAGAGCAGTCGTACGTCGCGATCGCTGCACAACTTGCCACCTGTTTGTGGATTGGACAACTCAGGAAGGCCCAGCAATATCGGAGCTAAAGGAGGTTTCAAGAGCGGGCGGCTCGGGGAATGGTTTTCCGTGGGCCCAGCCGACCGAGTATCATGCCGCCACCCGTCCCGTGATGGAGAAAGAAAACACGATCACCCTCGCCTTGCCACTTATTCTCAAAGAAAGACATAGTGTGGATGAAATAAAACACAACGAAAAGAGATTCTCAACAATTGCGGAAAAGCTGGGGATCCAATGGATGTCTCTTGGGCTGCTTGGCAGCGCGGAGGCTCGAGTGGCAACGATCAAACGGGGCAGCCCCGCGGAAGTGGCTGGTCTTCGGCCAGGCGATCGAATCGTCGGAGTCGGATCACGGCATGTCGCGTCGCCTCAGGAAGTGGAAGCCGAAGTGGGACGCTGCTTGGAGCTGCTTTCGCGTGATGAAAAGGCATTTTCTAACTCAACAAAATATATTTACTATCCCTCAAACTTTGGCAGCGATAGTACAAAAGTCCCCGCTGTCAGTGTTACCATTCTCCGCGGCCTTGCGGAACCGTTTACCGGACATCCCCACCCGGATTTGTATGTCGCTGAAAACAGTTCGCATCCAGCTTCGCGATTTGGCTGCACGATTTGTCACGGAGGCGTTGGGCTGGCCACGGATGTGGTGGGGGCGGAGCATTTTCAACAGCCGGCTGAAGTTGAAAAAATCCCCGCGTCTTTCGTCGCGTCTATTGATCCCATGCTACCTACTGTGCTCGTCGAAAGCCGATGCTTGCGGTGTCATGAAAGGGTCTTCGACCTTATCGAAACACCTCGAGAGCAGGATTCGGTGGCTTCCCAACTGGTGACAGGCCGCCGACTTGTCGAACGCTACGGATGCTATGCCTGTCACCAGTTCGGCAGTGATGGGGTTGGGACGGAGCGATTGGGGGCCGATTTGCAGCCCCCCGGTCCGGCCACGGAAGTGGCTGAGGAAATCCTTGCCTGGGAGCCGCCGCAAAATGTGGCGACAGCCGCCCGCCAGGTCCTGCAATCGGCCAGTAATTCCACGGGTGTCGAGGCGTTAAAAAAAGAACTGGAGTCCTGGCTTTCCGAGCTGTCCCGGGTCCCGGTCCTATCTCTTGACGAGCGCATCCGCCAACTGGAAATTCGCCGGCTCGCGGGAGTGCTTCGCTCTTCCCAGGCAGGGCCAGGTGGCCTGGGGAAACCCGGCCCCAGTTTGCGGTCTGTGGGCGATCGTCTTGCACGGCAGCAGTTGGAAGCCATCATCGCGGATCCCCAGGGTGTTCTGCCATCGGCAAGGATGCCCCGTTTTTTCGGCGTCAATCCATCCTTCTCCAGTGGCGAGCCTGATCAGGATGGAGTTGCGGCTGCGGAAATAGCCGGCATCGCGGAATACCTTCTGACGCGGACTCGATCGAGTGGGACGCCGACACAGGCCGGTTCTGCCGCCACGACAGGCGCAGAGAACGGCACGCCGAACGATGCAGATTGGGGAAGGATTGTGTTCGAAACTCAGGGCTGCCTGGCCTGTCACACCCATCGAGAATTTCCCGCCGCTTCGGTGGGACCGACTCTCGGACCGGATTTGTCCGACTTAGGGAATCGCTGGACTGGGCCGCGGGCGAGGGAATGGCTGGAGCGCTGGCTGGAGGATCCGCGGTCGCTCAATCCCGATACGCGAATGCCTCGTCCCCAATGGCGTGAAGATTCCTGGCTGTCCATGCTAGTGCCTTCAGAATCGGGAACCGGTGAATCGCCTGGTAGCGAGGATGCGTCCGCGCGCGCCCGGCACTGGACACCCCGGTCTTTGATCCGGGCGCTGGCGAGCTTCCTGTTACAAAAAACAGAACGAGACGTTCACCCTGCCCCGCTGAATGTAGACGAAAAGCAGATCGACGCGGCAGTGACCGCTTATCTGGCGGAAGAATTCGG
This is a stretch of genomic DNA from Thermogutta terrifontis. It encodes these proteins:
- a CDS encoding PDZ domain-containing protein, with protein sequence MANPLKHHYPLVYLHVLCVIFCGVLLGLVVWVLYREHHREWLRYQRLGQTVAEVVHSESQRLNQQEGKNEWLILPPLSTSGEKESIPGGTGRFSLELREIVLPGLEEKFSERAVVRRDRCTTCHLFVDWTTQEGPAISELKEVSRAGGSGNGFPWAQPTEYHAATRPVMEKENTITLALPLILKERHSVDEIKHNEKRFSTIAEKLGIQWMSLGLLGSAEARVATIKRGSPAEVAGLRPGDRIVGVGSRHVASPQEVEAEVGRCLELLSRDEKAFSNSTKYIYYPSNFGSDSTKVPAVSVTILRGLAEPFTGHPHPDLYVAENSSHPASRFGCTICHGGVGLATDVVGAEHFQQPAEVEKIPASFVASIDPMLPTVLVESRCLRCHERVFDLIETPREQDSVASQLVTGRRLVERYGCYACHQFGSDGVGTERLGADLQPPGPATEVAEEILAWEPPQNVATAARQVLQSASNSTGVEALKKELESWLSELSRVPVLSLDERIRQLEIRRLAGVLRSSQAGPGGLGKPGPSLRSVGDRLARQQLEAIIADPQGVLPSARMPRFFGVNPSFSSGEPDQDGVAAAEIAGIAEYLLTRTRSSGTPTQAGSAATTGAENGTPNDADWGRIVFETQGCLACHTHREFPAASVGPTLGPDLSDLGNRWTGPRAREWLERWLEDPRSLNPDTRMPRPQWREDSWLSMLVPSESGTGESPGSEDASARARHWTPRSLIRALASFLLQKTERDVHPAPLNVDEKQIDAAVTAYLAEEFGLPRARLYSQHGISGKEFERLSPGLAVELADLVTPLSREKKLRYLGRKAIARYGCYACHSISGFEGQSPIGPDLSTFARKPLALLDFGHSEQFLRQTAAGSALYREASFRPELAALLGTRRREGWLWLKLTQPRVFDYGLTFQSPLHRLRMPRFPLTRDERWAIMTFVLGLDGFQTPPEYSPYQDRRRAALAVGRMVIERHGCDRCHMLHPERWTLRYLTEEPPEPPIAPQPELQVQAQNTVGFNQAGREPVSSPVSVFSFAVVVGRAQRDMTGRLLEDIDDCDNPLYFFEPWRPVRIGNYIWPVGQAALPIAKPQIVGIRPQEGGEWAAQLYGRLAEYVQRLVLNVGPSELWGAVPPPLCYEGVAVQEAWLREFLHTPVSIRPAVPLAMPMYNLNPQEIDRLVGYFQALHSAAPAAEDWGRARQPQSSAQDQARFHQLELAEKLVHDTKTYCGKCHRLAAADPAKLAMPNEAPALDEVYRRFQVTYLSEWVKNPRAILPYTAMPINFPPGGEPLDRSVFDASADQQRQAVVELLQSYDRYLRQKRIASPDGSGKGTVDSPP